The proteins below come from a single Cupriavidus pauculus genomic window:
- a CDS encoding ABC transporter ATP-binding protein encodes MDILLETRNLTTQLVTQGGTVTAVDHVNLKVRRGKILALVGESGSGKSMTCASMLGLLPPNGRIVEGAVLFDGADLVRLRPRQLRALRGKRIGMVLQDAMTALNPLLTIGDQIAEVFRWHHGITDRATLRRLSIEALEAVRIPAATERLDSYPFQFSGGMRQRVCIAINLACAPDLLICDEPTTALDVTVQMQILGLLKSLQASRNLTIVFVTHDLQLASQFCDDVAIMYAGRVVEHGPIADVFAHPVHPYTEGLLSAVPSLHDRDAALRTIPGTPPLARAWADGCRFAARCGEADERCHARYPNWFEWDEGRRRVACWHTVQRVQRSIGPAADVPADAATHPRRRVA; translated from the coding sequence ATGGACATTCTTCTCGAAACCCGCAATCTCACCACGCAGCTCGTGACGCAGGGCGGCACGGTGACCGCCGTCGATCATGTCAACCTCAAGGTCCGGCGCGGCAAGATCCTCGCGCTCGTCGGCGAGTCGGGCTCCGGCAAGAGCATGACCTGCGCGTCGATGCTCGGCCTCCTGCCGCCCAACGGCCGCATCGTGGAGGGCGCAGTGCTGTTCGACGGCGCCGACCTCGTGCGCTTGCGCCCACGGCAATTGCGCGCGCTGCGCGGCAAGCGCATCGGCATGGTGCTGCAGGACGCGATGACGGCGCTCAATCCGCTGCTGACGATCGGCGACCAGATTGCCGAAGTCTTTCGCTGGCACCATGGCATTACCGATCGGGCCACGTTGCGGCGCCTGAGTATCGAAGCGCTCGAGGCCGTGCGCATTCCCGCCGCGACAGAGCGCCTGGACAGCTATCCGTTCCAGTTCAGCGGCGGGATGCGGCAGCGTGTCTGCATCGCGATCAACCTGGCGTGCGCGCCGGACCTGCTGATCTGCGACGAGCCGACGACCGCGCTCGATGTCACGGTGCAGATGCAGATTCTGGGTCTGCTGAAGTCCCTGCAGGCATCGCGAAACCTCACTATCGTCTTCGTCACGCACGATCTGCAGCTCGCGTCCCAGTTCTGCGACGACGTGGCCATCATGTATGCGGGCCGCGTGGTGGAACACGGGCCGATTGCCGATGTCTTTGCACATCCCGTGCATCCGTACACGGAGGGCCTGCTGAGCGCCGTGCCCTCGCTGCACGATCGGGATGCCGCGCTGCGCACGATTCCCGGCACACCGCCGCTTGCGCGCGCATGGGCCGATGGCTGCCGCTTCGCGGCGCGCTGCGGGGAGGCCGATGAACGCTGCCATGCGCGTTATCCCAACTGGTTCGAATGGGACGAGGGTCGGCGGCGTGTGGCGTGCTGGCATACGGTGCAGCGCGTGCAACGGTCTATCGGGCCGGCCGCCGACGTACCGGCGGACGCGGCCACCCATCCACGCAGGAGGGTTGCATGA
- a CDS encoding TauD/TfdA dioxygenase family protein: MTQTQLAATDLSDAPGDADLGAAQAGLRIAPLSAHIGAEIHGADLTQPLPAAQVAAIRRALLRWKVVFFRDQPLTHDTQVAFARQFGELTVGHPVFGHVEGHPEVYSIGKHRKANRFQGQTNVRPWTGWHTDVTAAVNPPAASILRGVTIPPYGGDTQWTNLVAAYQALSAPLRAFVDGLRGIHRFTAPAGASGTREFDALVNRASLVSEHPLVRVHPETGERALYVSPSFLKSVKDLAPRESQQILELLWEHAIRPEFTVRFKWEPGSLAFWDNRSTAHLAPTDIFDLDFDRQLYRVTLVGDVPVGPDGRASVAVEGDPVLASHGAAS; this comes from the coding sequence ATGACACAGACCCAACTCGCCGCCACCGACCTGTCCGACGCCCCCGGCGATGCGGATCTGGGCGCCGCCCAGGCAGGGCTTCGCATCGCCCCGCTGTCCGCGCATATCGGCGCGGAGATTCATGGCGCCGACCTCACGCAACCGCTCCCCGCCGCGCAGGTCGCCGCGATTCGCCGCGCGCTGCTGCGCTGGAAGGTCGTGTTCTTCCGCGACCAGCCGCTGACGCACGATACGCAGGTCGCGTTCGCGCGGCAATTCGGCGAGCTGACCGTGGGACACCCCGTGTTCGGCCATGTGGAGGGGCACCCCGAGGTGTACTCGATCGGCAAGCATCGCAAGGCCAACCGCTTTCAGGGCCAGACGAACGTGCGGCCCTGGACCGGCTGGCACACCGACGTGACGGCCGCGGTCAATCCGCCCGCCGCATCGATCCTGCGCGGCGTGACCATCCCGCCGTATGGCGGCGACACGCAATGGACCAACCTCGTCGCCGCCTATCAGGCGCTGTCGGCGCCGCTGCGCGCGTTTGTCGATGGGCTGCGCGGCATTCATCGCTTTACGGCCCCGGCCGGCGCCAGCGGCACGCGCGAGTTCGACGCGCTGGTCAATCGCGCGTCGCTCGTCAGCGAGCATCCGCTCGTGCGCGTGCATCCGGAAACAGGCGAGCGCGCGCTCTACGTCAGCCCGTCCTTCCTGAAATCGGTCAAGGACCTCGCGCCTCGCGAAAGCCAGCAGATTCTGGAATTACTCTGGGAACATGCGATACGCCCCGAGTTCACGGTGCGTTTCAAGTGGGAGCCGGGCAGCCTCGCGTTCTGGGACAACCGGTCCACCGCGCATCTGGCGCCGACCGATATCTTCGATCTCGACTTCGATCGGCAGCTCTATCGCGTGACGCTCGTCGGCGATGTGCCGGTAGGGCCCGATGGCCGTGCGTCGGTGGCCGTGGAAGGCGATCCGGTGCTCGCCTCGCACGGCGCGGCCAGCTGA
- a CDS encoding ABC transporter permease: protein MPDVLPRNVLPLIRELPSEPIAVPAAPPRSRRLAARVQKWTAIAAVLVIGLCALLAPLIVPFDPVAISLADTFQPPSATHWMGTDPLGRDILSRVIAGARVSLTVALIVVGLAGLIGTTLGVVAGYLGGAADAFIMRLTDMQLAFPAVILALVLAGVIGVDMTNLVIVLTLANWARFARVTRGEVLSLKSREYVLLARLAGAGTGWILRRHIVPNVLGTLIVLATLDLGSVIVLEATLSFLGLGVQPPLASWGSMIAEGRSHLSNAWWICVLPGAVLIVTVLAANQLGDVLREKLNPVIPESW from the coding sequence ATGCCTGATGTGCTGCCGCGGAATGTCCTGCCGCTGATCCGAGAACTGCCGTCGGAGCCGATTGCCGTGCCCGCCGCCCCTCCGCGCTCACGCCGTCTTGCCGCGCGCGTGCAGAAGTGGACCGCCATCGCCGCCGTGCTCGTGATCGGCCTCTGCGCGCTGCTGGCACCGCTGATCGTACCGTTCGATCCCGTGGCGATCTCGCTCGCCGACACGTTCCAGCCGCCCTCCGCCACGCACTGGATGGGGACCGATCCGCTCGGCCGCGACATCCTGTCGCGCGTGATCGCCGGCGCGCGCGTCTCGCTGACCGTCGCGCTCATCGTCGTCGGCCTGGCGGGGCTGATCGGCACGACGCTCGGCGTGGTGGCCGGCTATCTCGGCGGCGCGGCCGACGCGTTCATCATGCGCCTGACCGACATGCAGCTGGCATTCCCGGCCGTCATCCTGGCGCTGGTGCTGGCCGGCGTGATCGGCGTCGATATGACGAACCTCGTGATCGTGCTCACGCTGGCCAACTGGGCCCGTTTCGCGCGCGTCACGCGCGGCGAGGTCCTCTCGCTGAAATCGCGCGAATACGTACTGCTCGCGCGCCTGGCGGGCGCGGGCACCGGATGGATCCTGCGCCGCCATATCGTGCCGAACGTGCTGGGCACGCTGATCGTGCTGGCCACGCTCGACCTCGGCAGCGTGATCGTGCTGGAAGCCACGCTGAGCTTTCTGGGCCTCGGTGTCCAGCCGCCGCTCGCGTCGTGGGGATCGATGATCGCCGAGGGCCGCAGCCATCTGAGCAATGCATGGTGGATCTGCGTGCTGCCCGGCGCGGTGCTCATCGTCACGGTACTGGCCGCGAACCAGCTCGGCGACGTCCTGCGGGAAAAGCTGAACCCCGTGATTCCCGAAAGCTGGTGA
- a CDS encoding methionine ABC transporter permease yields MWLPVFDKYVKAFGETLLMTGAACAVVFVAGMALALVLTVTAPRGLAPRPRLHRVLSVLVNMFRAIPFIILLVAMLPVTRMIVGTTMGTWAAVVPLSAHLIPFFARVSQVALNEIDPGLVEAARAMGCRRWHIVRHVLLPEALPALLGGATVTVIAMIGSSAMAGAVGAGGLGDLAIRYGYERYETAVMFNVIVILVALVTLVQFSGERLARHFDRRR; encoded by the coding sequence ATGTGGCTGCCAGTCTTTGACAAGTACGTAAAAGCTTTCGGCGAGACGCTGCTGATGACGGGCGCCGCCTGCGCGGTGGTGTTCGTCGCCGGCATGGCGCTCGCGCTTGTGCTGACCGTGACCGCGCCGCGAGGCCTGGCGCCGCGTCCGCGCCTGCACCGCGTGCTGTCCGTGCTCGTGAACATGTTCCGCGCGATCCCGTTCATCATCCTGCTCGTCGCGATGCTGCCGGTAACGCGCATGATCGTGGGCACGACCATGGGCACCTGGGCCGCCGTCGTCCCGCTGAGCGCGCATCTGATTCCGTTCTTCGCGCGCGTATCGCAGGTCGCGCTCAACGAGATCGATCCCGGGCTCGTGGAGGCCGCGCGGGCGATGGGCTGCCGCCGCTGGCATATCGTGCGACACGTGCTGTTGCCGGAAGCCTTGCCGGCGCTGCTCGGCGGCGCCACGGTGACCGTGATCGCGATGATCGGGTCGTCGGCGATGGCCGGCGCCGTCGGCGCGGGCGGCCTCGGCGATCTGGCCATCCGGTATGGATACGAGCGCTACGAGACGGCGGTGATGTTCAATGTGATCGTCATTCTCGTGGCACTCGTCACGCTCGTGCAGTTCAGTGGCGAACGGCTGGCGCGGCACTTCGATCGCAGACGCTGA
- a CDS encoding ABC transporter permease, giving the protein MLNYLLRRLAQSALTVLLVIALIFTIVRAIGDPTHLMLPPEATEADRVVLRQQMGLDRPLPVQFASFLGDLAHGDFGTSYRFSRPALGVVAEALLPTLILAVAALGVAVLIGLPLGIASALWPHGVVDQFAKVFGVLGQAAPPFFFSLIFVKLFSLEFRWFPTGGYGSVAHLILPMCALGWYAAAGVARLTLSSMTTVLHSEYIKFARIKGVPEPVIVFRHALRNAILPVITFVSLQFGVLLGGAVSVEVVFAWPGVGQLILDSINNLDYTIVQAAVTIAAVVFALVNLAVDLLYAVIDPRIRYA; this is encoded by the coding sequence ATGCTCAACTACCTCCTCCGGCGCCTCGCGCAATCCGCGCTGACGGTCCTGCTCGTGATCGCGCTGATCTTTACGATCGTCCGCGCGATTGGCGACCCGACGCACCTGATGCTGCCACCCGAGGCCACGGAGGCGGACCGCGTCGTCCTGCGCCAGCAGATGGGGCTCGACCGGCCCCTGCCGGTGCAGTTCGCGAGCTTTCTTGGCGACCTCGCGCATGGCGACTTCGGGACCTCGTACCGCTTCTCGCGTCCCGCGCTCGGCGTCGTCGCGGAAGCACTGCTGCCCACGCTGATCCTCGCCGTGGCCGCGCTCGGCGTGGCCGTGCTGATCGGGCTGCCGCTGGGTATCGCGTCCGCGCTCTGGCCACACGGCGTCGTCGACCAGTTCGCCAAGGTGTTTGGCGTGCTCGGGCAGGCGGCGCCGCCGTTCTTCTTCAGCCTCATCTTCGTCAAGCTGTTCTCGCTCGAATTCCGCTGGTTTCCGACCGGCGGCTATGGCTCCGTGGCGCATCTGATCCTGCCGATGTGCGCGTTGGGCTGGTACGCCGCGGCGGGCGTGGCAAGACTGACGCTCTCGAGCATGACCACGGTCCTGCATTCGGAGTACATCAAGTTCGCGCGCATCAAGGGCGTGCCCGAACCGGTCATTGTGTTTCGGCATGCGCTGCGCAACGCCATCCTTCCCGTCATCACCTTCGTCTCGCTGCAGTTCGGTGTGCTGCTCGGCGGCGCGGTGTCGGTCGAGGTGGTCTTCGCCTGGCCCGGCGTCGGGCAACTGATCCTCGATTCGATCAACAACCTCGACTACACGATCGTGCAGGCCGCCGTGACCATCGCGGCGGTCGTGTTCGCGCTCGTCAACCTGGCGGTGGACCTGCTGTACGCCGTCATCGACCCTCGGATTCGCTATGCCTGA
- a CDS encoding acyl-CoA dehydrogenase family protein, with amino-acid sequence MNVAPRIPPSASRSSRPDLAALRHLVETRFAAREALAHEHAALPLDNLRELHDGGWLRLTLPDALGGADSRLGTDDPGTYLQAIRTIARVSPGTAHCLQVHNHALWTVWETGTPSQHARFLAPQRERLSLFAFLGSEPGLAPGSPRYQTRAVADGDGLRVTGVKQYATNGIEHGYGLAFASVDGPDGLIHNQQMVLVEPSMAGVTQIGGWYRPTGMRVAESPRVQLDDVRVPASHVLGRPGDYVRGRWQGRFHLGFAANYLGMGEGIAGWATDWLRDFPERVADPFVQAHVGEVQVALQAAAASLDRAIAIWRAGDVQRAELTSMAAKSTCAQAAMLAAETMGRLTGSTALFDDHPLGRLIRDLHTHVLHVGHDRTHQTIGAAMLGQAFDSTRQR; translated from the coding sequence ATGAACGTTGCCCCCCGTATCCCCCCTTCCGCCAGCCGATCTTCCCGCCCCGATCTCGCCGCACTGCGCCACCTCGTGGAGACGCGCTTCGCCGCGCGTGAAGCGCTGGCGCACGAGCACGCGGCGCTGCCGCTCGACAACCTGCGCGAACTGCACGACGGTGGCTGGCTGCGCCTGACATTGCCGGACGCGCTCGGTGGCGCCGACAGCCGGCTCGGCACGGACGACCCCGGTACCTATCTGCAGGCGATCCGCACGATTGCTCGCGTGTCGCCGGGCACGGCCCATTGCCTCCAGGTGCACAACCATGCGCTATGGACCGTGTGGGAGACCGGCACACCCTCGCAGCACGCGCGGTTTCTCGCGCCGCAACGCGAGCGGCTCTCGCTGTTCGCATTCCTCGGCAGCGAGCCCGGTCTCGCGCCGGGCTCGCCGCGTTACCAGACGCGTGCCGTCGCCGACGGCGATGGCCTCCGCGTCACGGGCGTCAAGCAATACGCGACCAACGGCATCGAGCACGGTTACGGGCTCGCCTTTGCATCGGTGGACGGTCCCGACGGCCTGATCCATAACCAGCAGATGGTCCTCGTGGAACCGTCGATGGCCGGTGTTACGCAGATCGGGGGCTGGTATCGCCCCACCGGCATGCGCGTGGCGGAAAGCCCGCGCGTCCAGCTCGACGACGTCCGCGTTCCGGCCTCGCATGTGCTGGGCCGCCCAGGCGACTATGTACGCGGCCGCTGGCAGGGGCGTTTCCATCTGGGTTTTGCGGCCAACTATCTGGGCATGGGCGAAGGGATCGCCGGATGGGCCACGGACTGGCTGCGCGACTTTCCCGAGCGCGTGGCGGATCCGTTCGTACAGGCGCACGTCGGCGAGGTACAGGTCGCCCTGCAGGCGGCCGCCGCCTCGCTCGACCGTGCGATTGCCATATGGCGCGCCGGGGACGTGCAGCGGGCCGAGCTGACCTCGATGGCCGCCAAGTCCACCTGCGCGCAGGCCGCGATGCTTGCGGCCGAAACGATGGGCCGCCTGACGGGTTCCACCGCGCTGTTCGACGATCATCCGCTGGGACGGCTGATCCGCGACCTGCACACGCACGTCCTGCACGTCGGACACGACCGCACGCATCAGACGATCGGTGCCGCCATGCTGGGGCAGGCCTTCGATTCCACGCGGCAGCGATGA
- a CDS encoding methionine ABC transporter ATP-binding protein, with protein sequence MSNLQTSDPHIVFDRIGKTYAGAPAPALAEISFSVARGEMFGIIGRSGAGKSTLLRTINMLERPDTGRVSIDGRDIGVLDDDGLVGLRQRIGMIFQHFNLLSAKTVFENVALPLRVAGVPAKDIAPRVNEVLALVGLEGKAKVYPAKLSGGQKQRVGIARALVNHPEILLCDEATSALDPETTEQILALLRDIHRKIGLTVVLITHDMAVIREACDRVLVLDHGRIVEQGTVWDVFTEPRAEATIALLRPLRPLRPPRPAQGREPHPSATPQPEAPRHVAASL encoded by the coding sequence ATGTCCAATCTGCAAACAAGCGACCCGCATATCGTTTTCGACCGCATCGGCAAGACGTATGCGGGCGCCCCTGCGCCCGCACTGGCCGAGATCTCCTTCAGCGTCGCGCGCGGCGAGATGTTCGGCATCATCGGCCGCAGCGGCGCGGGGAAATCCACGCTGCTGCGGACCATCAATATGCTGGAGCGGCCCGATACCGGACGCGTATCGATCGACGGCCGCGATATCGGCGTGCTGGACGACGATGGGCTCGTGGGTTTGCGCCAGCGCATCGGCATGATCTTCCAGCACTTCAACCTGCTGTCGGCGAAGACCGTGTTCGAGAACGTGGCGCTGCCGCTCCGTGTGGCCGGCGTGCCGGCGAAGGACATCGCGCCGCGTGTCAACGAGGTGCTGGCGCTGGTCGGCCTCGAGGGCAAGGCAAAGGTCTACCCCGCAAAGCTGTCGGGCGGCCAGAAGCAGCGCGTGGGCATCGCCCGGGCACTGGTCAATCATCCCGAGATTCTGCTTTGCGACGAGGCCACGTCCGCGCTCGATCCGGAGACCACCGAGCAGATCCTCGCGCTGCTGCGCGATATCCATCGCAAGATCGGCCTCACCGTCGTGCTGATCACGCACGATATGGCCGTGATCCGCGAGGCATGCGATCGCGTGCTTGTGCTCGATCATGGGCGCATCGTCGAACAGGGCACCGTGTGGGACGTCTTCACCGAGCCACGCGCCGAGGCGACCATCGCATTGCTGCGCCCGTTGCGTCCCCTTCGCCCCCCACGGCCGGCGCAAGGCCGTGAACCGCATCCATCCGCCACACCGCAACCGGAGGCCCCACGCCATGTGGCTGCCAGTCTTTGA
- a CDS encoding ABC transporter substrate-binding protein, producing MKLSLPSPHRTVAGTTLAAALLAVTLPAGAIDGKPAVDKQTVVVAITALPANLDPLIPPSVESAKYAWNAFDALYGFDRQGNLEPRLATGYDISGDGLVWTFKLRKGVKFQNGDAFTADDVKFSMDRVLQPESKSTRRPFFAPIIESTTVKDPQTVVFRLKKKDGAFLNKLAGYLYIVPHRYAQSLPNADAFAQAPIGTGPWKIVRNQVGRELAFERFDGFWGTKPAVSRLVYKVVPEASSRASALLAGEVDLATEVLPTDLERLQANKGLAAEVVDGGSPLHIRIYSNDAASPLSKRDVRLAMNYAVDKKALIASVLRGQAAELNSLIPSSYPYGSNPALKPFAFDIAKAKQLLGEAGYAKGFDTSLTCPSNQPRVICETLAAYWGQVGIRTQIKVIDSVAYNRLNNTHQSGPLVVMGFGNAIYDPIHVIGGAATKDGTWSDYFNPEVEKLVTQVDGEPEKAKRDAIFRQILQVTRDDGQAVLLAEPKVIYVKDPQLDWKPQVAGWSLNFREAAWK from the coding sequence ATGAAGCTGTCGCTCCCCTCCCCGCACCGCACCGTCGCCGGAACGACCCTCGCCGCCGCGCTGCTCGCCGTCACCCTCCCCGCCGGCGCCATCGACGGCAAGCCCGCCGTCGACAAGCAGACGGTGGTCGTCGCCATCACCGCTCTGCCCGCCAACCTCGACCCGCTGATTCCGCCGAGCGTCGAGTCGGCCAAGTACGCATGGAACGCGTTCGACGCGCTCTATGGCTTCGACCGCCAGGGCAACCTCGAACCGCGCCTTGCCACCGGCTACGATATCAGCGGCGACGGTCTGGTCTGGACCTTCAAGCTGCGCAAGGGCGTCAAGTTCCAGAACGGCGACGCCTTCACCGCCGATGACGTCAAGTTCTCGATGGACCGTGTGCTGCAACCCGAGTCGAAGAGTACGCGGCGCCCGTTCTTCGCACCGATCATCGAATCGACGACGGTCAAGGATCCGCAGACCGTGGTGTTCCGCCTCAAGAAAAAGGATGGGGCGTTCCTGAACAAGCTGGCCGGCTATCTCTATATCGTGCCGCACAGGTACGCGCAGTCGCTGCCGAACGCCGATGCCTTTGCCCAGGCCCCCATCGGCACCGGCCCGTGGAAGATCGTGCGCAATCAGGTCGGGCGCGAGCTCGCGTTCGAACGCTTCGACGGCTTCTGGGGCACCAAACCTGCGGTCTCGCGCCTCGTCTACAAGGTCGTGCCCGAGGCCAGCAGCCGCGCCAGCGCGCTGCTGGCGGGAGAGGTCGATCTGGCCACCGAAGTGCTGCCGACCGACCTCGAACGCCTGCAAGCCAACAAGGGGCTCGCGGCAGAAGTGGTCGATGGCGGCAGCCCGCTGCATATCCGCATCTACTCCAACGACGCCGCCTCGCCGCTATCGAAGCGCGACGTCCGGCTCGCGATGAACTATGCGGTGGACAAGAAGGCGCTGATCGCCAGCGTGTTGCGTGGCCAGGCGGCGGAACTCAATTCGCTGATTCCGTCGAGCTATCCGTATGGCAGCAATCCCGCGCTGAAGCCGTTCGCGTTCGATATCGCGAAGGCAAAACAGCTGCTCGGCGAAGCGGGGTATGCCAAGGGCTTCGATACCAGCCTCACCTGCCCGAGCAACCAGCCGCGCGTCATCTGCGAGACGCTGGCCGCGTACTGGGGTCAGGTCGGCATCCGCACACAGATCAAGGTCATCGACTCGGTCGCCTACAACCGCCTCAACAATACGCACCAGAGCGGCCCGCTCGTCGTCATGGGCTTCGGCAACGCGATCTACGACCCGATTCACGTCATCGGCGGCGCGGCGACGAAGGACGGCACGTGGTCGGACTATTTCAATCCCGAGGTCGAGAAACTCGTCACGCAGGTCGATGGCGAGCCCGAGAAGGCAAAGCGGGACGCCATCTTCCGGCAGATCCTGCAGGTCACGCGTGACGACGGGCAGGCCGTGCTGCTGGCCGAACCCAAGGTCATCTACGTCAAGGACCCGCAGTTGGACTGGAAGCCGCAGGTGGCCGGCTGGAGCCTGAACTTCCGCGAAGCGGCGTGGAAGTAA
- a CDS encoding ABC transporter ATP-binding protein yields the protein MTAHPAFLSARDLHKTYQVRNGLLGASRTLHAVSGVGFDVPAGTTFGLVGESGSGKSTLARLLLAAEPATAGTLRVDGAPLSLRGARERKAFHRLVQPVLQDPYASLNPMMRIGDIVAEPMRVHDLYRGKVLQARVGALLAAVGLMPELATRYPNQLSGGQRQRVAIARALGLSPRALVLDEPVSALDVFIQAQILNLLKDIQREQALTYVLISHDLAVVAYMSDQIGVLYLGEFMEIGPRDEILRRPAHPYTRALIAASETRVDSTTAGAPPADIPSPVALPAGCRYQARCPYATARCRQEKPVLREVAGPNASTAAHRVACHVDLTPTTPPRTEVHT from the coding sequence ATGACGGCACACCCGGCATTTCTCTCCGCTCGGGATCTGCACAAAACCTACCAGGTCCGCAACGGCCTCCTTGGCGCCAGCCGCACGCTGCACGCCGTGTCGGGCGTCGGCTTCGACGTGCCCGCCGGCACCACATTCGGCCTCGTCGGCGAGTCGGGCTCCGGCAAAAGCACGCTCGCACGGCTGCTGCTCGCGGCCGAACCCGCGACGGCCGGCACGCTCCGCGTCGATGGCGCCCCGCTATCGCTGCGCGGCGCGCGCGAGCGCAAGGCGTTCCACCGGCTTGTGCAACCCGTCCTGCAAGACCCCTACGCCTCGCTGAACCCGATGATGCGTATCGGCGATATCGTCGCCGAACCCATGCGCGTGCACGATCTGTATCGCGGCAAGGTCCTGCAGGCGCGCGTGGGCGCGCTGCTCGCGGCGGTCGGCCTGATGCCCGAGCTCGCCACGCGATATCCGAACCAGCTGAGCGGCGGCCAGCGCCAGCGCGTGGCCATCGCGCGCGCGCTGGGCCTCTCGCCGCGCGCGCTCGTGCTCGACGAACCGGTCTCCGCGCTCGACGTTTTCATTCAGGCGCAGATCCTCAATCTGCTCAAGGATATCCAGCGCGAACAGGCGCTGACCTACGTGCTGATCTCGCACGATCTCGCCGTGGTCGCCTATATGAGCGACCAGATCGGCGTGCTCTATCTGGGCGAGTTCATGGAGATCGGCCCGCGCGACGAGATCCTGCGCCGCCCGGCGCATCCCTACACGCGCGCGCTGATCGCCGCGAGCGAGACCCGCGTCGATTCGACGACCGCCGGTGCACCGCCCGCGGACATCCCGTCGCCCGTCGCGCTGCCCGCCGGCTGCCGCTATCAGGCCCGCTGCCCGTATGCCACCGCGCGCTGCCGGCAGGAAAAGCCCGTATTGCGCGAGGTCGCCGGGCCGAACGCTTCGACTGCCGCGCATCGCGTGGCCTGCCATGTCGATCTGACACCGACCACCCCACCCCGAACCGAGGTGCACACATGA
- a CDS encoding FAD-dependent oxidoreductase — translation MTMRTLTCDVLVIGYGAAGAAAAIEAADAGARVLLVEKMPWPGGLSVVSAGGARMAFDADAALDYLRHTCGDRTPDDVLQVLAQGMQDFPAWLRALAEDIGAELVVREAVGNYPFPGFESLGYAEVRSLPDDLAFGDRIPGHVTALSPPGARFFGLLQAHVERRPISVLTGTRATRLLRDEDGPVHGAMLADAHGALRVHATRGVILACGGFEADLRMQQAWFEPAEVLNGSFLGNTGDGIRMAQALGADLWHMWHFHGPYGFRHPDPAFPFGLYPKSFPMWTPGHAHDNLPVMPWILIDQLGRRFANEYEPYPGDTGVRHFSHLDGNHGRNTRLPAWMVLDADGFAMYKLGRFIAHVTPDAPAAARAFAWSEDNGQELALGIFREAASVSSLAALADMPEAALAAALDAWNDACAARHDDAFGRPPSTMRPIARAPFYLARVWPLVINTQGGPVHDADQRVLDVDGRAIAGLYAAGELGSAFGHLYMAGGNLAECIVGGRRAARHAVSRVDAHHAAAHVPLESDPVVFS, via the coding sequence ATGACCATGCGGACGCTGACGTGCGACGTGCTCGTGATCGGATACGGTGCCGCGGGCGCGGCCGCGGCGATCGAGGCCGCCGACGCCGGTGCGCGCGTGCTGCTCGTCGAGAAGATGCCCTGGCCCGGCGGCCTGTCCGTGGTCTCCGCCGGCGGCGCGCGCATGGCGTTCGACGCCGATGCCGCGCTCGACTATCTGCGCCACACCTGTGGTGACCGCACGCCCGACGACGTCCTGCAAGTGCTCGCGCAGGGTATGCAGGACTTTCCGGCATGGCTGCGTGCGCTGGCCGAGGACATTGGCGCCGAGCTCGTCGTGCGCGAGGCCGTCGGGAACTATCCGTTCCCCGGGTTCGAGTCCCTCGGCTATGCGGAAGTGCGGTCGCTGCCGGACGACCTCGCGTTCGGCGATCGCATTCCCGGCCACGTGACCGCGCTGTCGCCGCCCGGGGCGCGATTCTTCGGGCTATTGCAGGCGCATGTGGAACGGCGGCCGATCTCCGTGCTGACCGGCACGCGCGCGACGCGGCTATTGCGCGATGAGGACGGCCCCGTGCATGGCGCCATGCTCGCGGACGCGCACGGTGCGTTGCGCGTCCATGCGACGCGTGGCGTCATTCTCGCCTGTGGCGGCTTCGAGGCCGACCTCCGCATGCAGCAGGCATGGTTCGAGCCCGCCGAGGTGCTCAATGGCAGCTTCCTCGGCAACACCGGCGATGGCATTCGCATGGCGCAGGCGCTCGGAGCGGACCTCTGGCATATGTGGCACTTTCACGGCCCTTATGGCTTTCGGCATCCGGATCCGGCGTTTCCGTTCGGGCTGTACCCAAAGAGCTTTCCGATGTGGACGCCCGGGCATGCACACGACAATCTGCCTGTCATGCCGTGGATCCTCATCGATCAGCTCGGCCGGCGCTTTGCCAACGAGTACGAGCCCTACCCCGGCGATACGGGCGTGCGGCACTTTTCGCATCTCGACGGCAACCACGGGCGCAATACGCGGCTGCCGGCATGGATGGTGCTCGATGCCGATGGCTTCGCCATGTACAAGCTTGGCCGCTTCATCGCCCACGTCACGCCCGATGCGCCCGCAGCCGCGCGCGCGTTTGCATGGAGCGAGGACAACGGGCAGGAGCTCGCGCTCGGCATCTTCCGCGAGGCGGCGTCCGTATCGTCACTGGCCGCGCTGGCGGACATGCCCGAGGCCGCCCTTGCCGCGGCGCTGGACGCCTGGAACGACGCGTGTGCCGCGCGGCACGACGACGCGTTCGGTCGCCCGCCGTCCACCATGCGTCCCATTGCGCGCGCGCCGTTCTATCTCGCGCGGGTCTGGCCGCTCGTCATCAATACGCAGGGCGGCCCCGTCCACGATGCCGACCAGCGCGTGCTCGATGTGGATGGCCGCGCCATCGCCGGCCTGTATGCGGCTGGCGAGCTTGGCAGCGCGTTTGGCCATCTGTATATGGCGGGCGGCAATCTTGCCGAATGCATCGTTGGCGGCCGGCGCGCGGCGCGCCATGCGGTATCGCGCGTCGATGCTCACCACGCCGCCGCACACGTCCCCCTCGAATCCGACCCTGTCGTGTTCTCCTGA